A window of Gallaecimonas kandeliae genomic DNA:
GCTACCAGGCTGCGCTACGCGCCGTTGACCACTTTGCTGCAATAAGCGTGGGGACTTGCCGTGCAGCGGCCGCTAATGTCCTCGATCTTGGCCTTGGATGCAAGTGCTCTTTGCATTTTCCCCTGCCGACTGCCGACTTTCTGGCCGACTTGCTAGCGCATTGAGCATCAGGGGTGGTGAACCAGGCAAAAACCTTCTGCGGCGTCCGGTGCTTCGAAGTAGCTGCACAGGGCGGCGAACTGGGCCTGGGTGGGGGCAAAGGGATGCTCGCCCCTGGCATTGCGCTCGAGCACCCTGTCCAGGCAGAGGACCTCTGGCTGGTCCAGGTAATGCAGTTGGTGGGGCAGGCCGGCTTCTTCTGCCAGTTCCCTTGCCCAGGCCCGGCTGGCACGGGTGTTCAAGGGGAAGTCCAGCACCAGGCTCAGCCCCTGGTCCAACAGCGCCAGCAGGTGGCCCTTGAGCGCCGTGCGCAGCCTGGGGGCAAAACGGCCGTAATCGGCCAGGCTCTTAAGCTCGGGGCCGAAGAGGGCGGCCAGCCAGTCGTCTTCGCTCAGCAGCAGGTGGCCCGGCTCTGCCGCCAGGCGCTTGGCCAGGGTGGACTTGCCGGCCCCGGCCTTGCCACAGAAAAAGTGCAGTCTTGTTGAGGGCATGGGTATCTCTCCTTGGTTGCCTATGCCCTGAAAAACGAAAACCCGCCTTCCAGGGCGGGTCTGCTGCCGATACCAGCGCTAGTCCGCCATCAAGGGAATGGCGGTAATAATGACGCTGGTGAGGGCAGGGAAGTTCTTCATGGCCCCAGCATCGCTGTTGGCAAGGGCAGGGTCAAGAGGGGAGGCGAGCGCGCAAAGAAAAAGCCCCCACCTTGCGGTGAGGGCTTTCTCGTTATGGTCGGCGCGAGAGGATTTGAACCTCCGACCCCTGACACCCCATGACAGTGCGCTACCAGGCTGCGCTACGCGCCGTTGACCACTTGCGTTGCAGTAAGCGTGGGGACTTGCCCTGCAACGCCGACAAGTTTACTGATCCGGCGCCGTCATGCAAGGGTTCTTTGCATCCAGGCCAACCGTTTGCCGACTTTTTGCCCTCGCTGGCGACCAAAGCGCCGTTTTGCCGCCTTTGTCTCCAGAGGTAGGGGACTTTATCCAGGGAAATCAGTACGAAAGCGCCCGCAACAAGGCGGGCGCTTTCACAAGGCGGCAAGCCTCAGCGGTAGAAGCGTTTCAGCTCCTTGAGGGCATCCATCAGGGTGCCGACCCGCACATGGGCCTGATCCAGGGGCTGGTAGTTGTTGTCGCGGATGCTGTACTGGCCCATCTTGTCCATCACCAGCACCCTGTCGTTCTGCAGCACGGCGAACTGGTGGAAGTCACCGAGGATCACCCAGCCGGGGCCCGTATCGGCAAAGAGGCTGGCCCCTGAGCTGAAGGTGCTGGCCGGCACCTGGCTGCCGAAGGCGCTGCCGGCCAGGGTCGGCAGTATGTCCTGGTGGCTGGTGATATGGTTGATCACTTGGTGGGTCATGCCCGGCCAGTGGATCACCAGGGGCACCTGGGTCTGGTAGCGGCTGAAGTTGGAGTTGTAGCCCCAGCTGTTGTCACGGTTGTCGTTGAACTCCATGCCGTGATCCGAGGTGACCAGCAGCAAGGTGTCGTCCAGCTGGCCGCTGGCCTTGAGCTTGTCGATCAGCTGGCCCAGCAGGCCGTCGGCGTAATGGACGGCATTGAGATAGCGGTTCTTGACCGGCGTGATGTCGCTCTGGTTGTCCAGCTCCGCCAGGTTCACCACCTGCCAGTCGGGCTGGTAGGGGTTGCTGTAGTCCTGGGGGGTGGAGAAGCTGGCCGGGGCGCCCAGCTGCAGGTAGCCGAAGTAACCCCCTTGCTGCTTGGCGGTCCAGGCCAGCAGGGCGTTGAGGGCTTCCTGGTCGCGGGTGGCGACACTGCCCTGGAAGTGGGGTATGTCCAGGCCCTGGAAGGCGGTCTGGTCGAGGCCATTCTGCTTGAAGCCGTCTGAGGCGAAGATGCCGAGGGCGTCCCCCTGGTCGCGGAAGCTTTGCACCAGCAGCGAAGGGTCACGGCCCAGGCGCACCGCATCCTGGTAGACGGCAGGCAGGCCGTAGAAGAGGCTGAAGAGGCCGTCCTTGGGTTCGTTGGAACCGGCAAAATGCTGGTTGAAGCGCAGGCCGCCATCGGCCAGGGCCTCGAGGTTCGGCATCACATCGCCGTTGAGGGCGTCGGCCCTCAGCCCTTCCACTACCACCAGCAGCACCTTGGGAGTCTTCTCGAACGGCGCCAGGGTCTTGGGCAGCTTCAGCAGGCTGTCGGTGTCGGCCGCGTCACGCAACCGCTTCTGGTAGTCCTCCATGTCCAGCAGGCCGTGGCTGGCCAGGAAGGCCTTGGCGGTGGCGGGGTAGGACAGGGGGAAGACGGCGCCTTGGCGCAGTATGGGGTAATAGAGCCTGGCGTCGGCCCAGATGTGCAGGCTGTGGGAGGCGAAGAAACAGGCCACGAAGGCGGTGGCCACGTTGAAGCCGATACGCTTTTCCTTGAAGCGGTGGCGCCGCTTCCAGAGGTAGTTACCGGCCGTCAGCTCCAGGGCAAAGATCAGCACCATCAGGCCCCCCAGGGCCATCCAGGTGAAATAGTGCTTGGTGAGGATCTGGCCCTCGCCTGAGGCGATGAGATCCCAGATGAAGCCGTTGAGGTGCAGCCGGTACTGGCCGAACACGAAGGTATCGGCCAGCAGCACCCCTTGCCCCAGGGTGGCCACCAGGGCACCGGCGAAGCGGATAAGCCTTGGCAGCGGCACCAGTATCGAGAGGGGGAAGAGGGTGACGATGTAGAGGATGAAGGTCAGGAAGGCGAAGTGCCCGGCCCAGGTGGCCGCGGTGTAGAGCAGGCCCAGGAAGCTGTCGGGCAGGCCGTTGTCGATGAGATAGCGGCTGCCGATCACCATCGCCAGCAGGATATTGAAGAAAGTAAACCAGTGGCCCCAGTTGATGAGCCTAGAGATCCGCTCCGCCAGGCGGGGTTCAAACCCGTCCTTTTCCTGTCCCGTCATTGCCTGTCTGCTTGTTGTTGATTTGGCGGGAACATTGTCACATTGAATGCCCCGCCCGGCAATCAATGGTGCCCGGTCACCACGCTTTGTTCCAAGGTCTTGGCAAATTGCTTGACCAGGGCGGCGCGTTTGCCTGCAGGCAGGTTGTCGTTGACCAGATTGCTAAGCACATTGCCCAGCACCATCAGCCCCAGGTCCACGGGGGTCTTCTCCCTGGCCAGCAGGGCCAGGATCTCGGTGGAAAGGTGGGTGATCCGCTCGGGGTCGTATTTGGATTGAAAGGGCATGATGCTCTCGGCGTTGTCAGCAAAGCTGCTATGATAGCACGCCCCAACAGCCAGCCAGATACCCATGAGCATAGACGTCAAAGCCCTTATCCTGCACCGCCTCGAACTCAACCAGGAAGGCCTGCTGGCCGTCAGCCCCCGCCAGCACAGCCTGCCCGCCACCGAGGCCGTCGCCAAGCTGGTGGCCGAGCTGCACGCCAGCTATGCCTCCAAGCCCGGCAAGGGCTTTGCCGCCTTCAAAGACGAAGGCTCTCCCTTCGCCGAGGCCCTGGCCGGCTATTTGGACGGCCAGTCCGACTTCGTGCCCTTTACCCTGACGGCGGCCGATCTCCTGCAGGCCCAGCTCAACCACTACGGCTTGCTGGAAACCGGCTACCTGCTGCTGGCCCACTACAAGCACCTGGCCGTGGACAAGCTGCTGGTGCTGCAACTCAAGG
This region includes:
- a CDS encoding DUF1414 domain-containing protein; protein product: MPFQSKYDPERITHLSTEILALLAREKTPVDLGLMVLGNVLSNLVNDNLPAGKRAALVKQFAKTLEQSVVTGHH
- a CDS encoding AAA family ATPase → MPSTRLHFFCGKAGAGKSTLAKRLAAEPGHLLLSEDDWLAALFGPELKSLADYGRFAPRLRTALKGHLLALLDQGLSLVLDFPLNTRASRAWARELAEEAGLPHQLHYLDQPEVLCLDRVLERNARGEHPFAPTQAQFAALCSYFEAPDAAEGFCLVHHP
- a CDS encoding DUF3413 domain-containing protein, translated to MTGQEKDGFEPRLAERISRLINWGHWFTFFNILLAMVIGSRYLIDNGLPDSFLGLLYTAATWAGHFAFLTFILYIVTLFPLSILVPLPRLIRFAGALVATLGQGVLLADTFVFGQYRLHLNGFIWDLIASGEGQILTKHYFTWMALGGLMVLIFALELTAGNYLWKRRHRFKEKRIGFNVATAFVACFFASHSLHIWADARLYYPILRQGAVFPLSYPATAKAFLASHGLLDMEDYQKRLRDAADTDSLLKLPKTLAPFEKTPKVLLVVVEGLRADALNGDVMPNLEALADGGLRFNQHFAGSNEPKDGLFSLFYGLPAVYQDAVRLGRDPSLLVQSFRDQGDALGIFASDGFKQNGLDQTAFQGLDIPHFQGSVATRDQEALNALLAWTAKQQGGYFGYLQLGAPASFSTPQDYSNPYQPDWQVVNLAELDNQSDITPVKNRYLNAVHYADGLLGQLIDKLKASGQLDDTLLLVTSDHGMEFNDNRDNSWGYNSNFSRYQTQVPLVIHWPGMTHQVINHITSHQDILPTLAGSAFGSQVPASTFSSGASLFADTGPGWVILGDFHQFAVLQNDRVLVMDKMGQYSIRDNNYQPLDQAHVRVGTLMDALKELKRFYR